One Cryptomeria japonica chromosome 9, Sugi_1.0, whole genome shotgun sequence genomic window carries:
- the LOC131051278 gene encoding uncharacterized protein LOC131051278, whose amino-acid sequence MRLRHAMVCASNQNRSMEAHALLKKYGFDVSSYGTGAHVKLPGPSIREPNVYEFGTPYRRMFDDLKRKDPELYKRNGLLQMLKRNLNVKMAPQRWQENAADGSFDVVFTFEERVFDMVIEDLHNREQVLMKSVLVINLDVKDNHEEAASGARLALDLCQKLEAVDAWEDDIDEIVIRFERQHRRKLIYTICFY is encoded by the exons ATGAGACTCCGGCATGCTATGGTGTGTGCATCAAACCAGAATCGCAGTATGGAAGCACATGCTTTGTTAAAGAAATATGGTTTTGATGTAAGTTCTTATGGTACTGGAGCCCATGTGAAATTGCCTGGACCTTCAATCAGGGAGCCAAATGTATATGAATTTGGAACTCCTTATCGAAGAATGTTCGATGATCTAAAGCGTAAAGATCCAGAACT ATATAAAAGAAATGGACTTCTGCAGATGCTTAAACGGAATTTAAATGTGAAAATGGCACCACAGCGATGGCAGGAAAATGCTGCAGATGGTTCCTttgatgtggttttcacatttGAAGAGAGGGTGTTTGACATGGTCATTGAAG ACCTCCATAATAGGGAACAAGTTTTAATGAAAAGTGTATTGGTGATTAATCTGGATGTTAAAGATAATCATGAAGAAGCAGCTTCTGGTGCACGTTTGGCACTAGATTTGTGTCAGAAG CTTGAGGCAGTTGATGCTTGGGAGGATGACATAGATGAAATAGTTATAAGATTTGAGAGGCAGCACAGACGGAAGCTTATATATACTATCTGCTTTTACTGA